From Triticum aestivum cultivar Chinese Spring chromosome 4A, IWGSC CS RefSeq v2.1, whole genome shotgun sequence, a single genomic window includes:
- the LOC123083883 gene encoding uncharacterized protein, with protein sequence MRMDDTRNGHRTRMRPATADALVFPRSATTSPTRQGTTWTLGFGLSPLLDSSTSVITGGRLDLGDEGGEGHGEEDINAVGLTGARSALGLVPVEFPSSVAQALLAANHNGHRCLSTECHTVADAVGHGCTAGALGLRPFLGTPARFLVGSISGATGLRGRVMVGALDMGDGDGEGEEDVTEELRFQDAHRHIQAVLHLIYVRSRIKTVVHCSHWVFYLLVKELRVCSTRSDTSIQRRRCTIGKSIGVMLYCGKSWEKIFTRK encoded by the exons ATGAGGATGGACGACACTCGCAACGGGCATCGTACCAG gatg CGGCCAGCCACAGCGGACGCCCTCGTCTTTCCCAGGAGTGCCACAACGTCGCCGACGCGGCAAGGCACGACCTGGACGCTCGGGTTCGGGCTATCCCCGCTCCTCGACAGCTCCACCTCTGTCATCACGGGAGGGCGACTCGACCTGGGTGATGAAGGTGGCGAGGGCCACGGCGAGGAGGACATCAATGCCGTGGGCCTCACGGGAGCAAGATCCGCGCTCGGCCTTGTCCCCGTCGAGTTCCCATCGTCCGTGGCACAAGCTCTACTCGCGGCCAACCATAACGGACACCGCTGTCTCTCCACGGAGTGCCACACCGTTGCCGACGCGGTGGGGCACGGCTGCACGGCCGGGGCGCTCGGGCTCCGCCCCTTCCTCGGCACACCCGCCCGCTTCCTCGTGGGCTCCATCTCGGGCGCGACTGGTCTCCGAGGCAGAGTCATGGTCGGCGCGCTCGACATGGGAGATGGAGACGGCGAGGGCGAGGAGGACGTCACGGAGGAGCTCAG GTTTCAGGATGCTCATCGACATATACAGGCCGTTCTCCACTTGATTTATGTCAGGAGTCGAATCAAAACTGTGGTTCACTGTTCACATT GGGTCTTCTATCTGCTGGTAAAAGAACTCAGAGTATGCTCGACGCGATCGGACACATCGATCCAACGGCGCCGGTGTACCATTGGAAAATCAATAGGTGTGATGCTGTATTGCGGGAAGTCGTGGGAGAAAATCTTTACAAGGAAGTGA